Within the Catalinimonas niigatensis genome, the region GCATCATCATGGTCAATGACCATCTTACGCACCAGAAAGTATACCCGCTGCTGGTATTTTCGGATAAGCTGGCTGAAGGCTTGTTCACGCTGCACACCCTGTTTAAACTGTGTCAGCAGTTGTGCATCATCTATATTTACTGTTGCTTTCTCCAATACCTGCAATGCTTTCTTTATTGATTCTGACCTTTGGATACGGCAGGCATCAAAAGGTTTAACCATGGGAGATAAATGTATGAATATTTACGGCAAAGCCATGTATTACTGTCCACAGCAGAACAACCAATGTCCATTTTTGAACATTTAAATGAAGAGTAAGTGCTTGGCAAAATGTTGAAAATCAGATGTTTGTGTAAATGGTATATAATTTGGCAAGAAAGAAAAAACACTTTCTGGAATCCATGCTAAAAAACTATATCATTGTGGCACTACGCAACCTAAAGCGTAATAGAGTGTATGCAGCCGTCAACATTCTGGGCCTGGCGCTAGGTCTTACCACTGCGCTGATTATCTTTCTACTCATTCGTTACGAACTGAGCTTTGAACAAATGCATACGAATGGCGAGCGAATTTACCGGCTGGTACAGACAAGGGGAGAAAGGAAAAGCGCTCCCACACCTTATCCTGCGCCTGTAGCCGTACGCATGGATTATGGCTCTCAGCTGGAAAAAGTGACCGGAATTTATTTTGATCAGGAGGTACTGGTCAGGATTGATGAAAATAAATTTATAGAAGATGTGGCGCTGTTTGCTGACAGTAGCTTTCTGGAGGTCTTTGATTATGGTTATGGAGATGATTTTGTCATTGAAGGTGACCTGGAGCGCAGCATGCGTGAGCCTGGATTTGCCGTACTTACCAAAAGTCTTGCGGACAAATATTTTGGTAATGAAAATCCTTTAGGAAAGCGTCTGAGTCTGCGCAACAGATTGGATGTAGAAGTAGGTGCCGTGGTAAAAGACCCACCCGTAAATACGCATGTTCGCTTTGATTTGCTGGTATCTTTAGAGTCGCTGACCCCGGGATACATAGATTCTCCCTTAGATAGCTGGGGATTTGTTGCGGCCGGGTATACTTATATGCTACTTCCGGAAGGGGCTTCTCCTGAGTCAATGGATTTTACAGAACTTGTCAAAAAATATTATAATGAAGAAAGCTGGAGCCAAACCAGCTTTCAGTTGCAGGCATTAAAGGATATTCACTTTGATGAGACCTATGGAAGAGGTGGCTTGGCTTCTAGTCCGGTGAGTCAAACCTACCTTTGGGTGGTAGCTTTAGTAGGCATTTTTATCATGATCATTGCCTGTATCAATTTTATCAACTTGTCTACCGCCATCAGCCTGCGCAAAAGCAAGGAAGTGGGCGTGCGCAAAGCATTGGGTGCTTTACGTGCTAACCTGATCGGGCAGTTTTCCGGTGAAGCCTTGCTGGTGACGCTGATCTCCTTTGCCATCGCTTTTGTTGCGATGATGCAAATACTACCGTCGCTGAACAATTATTTGCAAAAGGGAATCCATCTGGATATCACCAGTGATTTCTTTTTCTGGTTGTATGCACTGGGGCTGATTTGTATAGTGGCTTTGCTGAGTGGTTTGTATCCTGCTTTTGTGGTGTCAGGTTTTCAACCGGTTAAAGCCCTCAGAAACACAGTCAACTCCCATCATCAATCATCTATCTGGATGCGCAGAGGTCTGGTAGTATTCCAGTTTCTGATTGCCCAGGTACTGATTATCGCTACTTTGATTGTAGCTAACCAGATGGATTTTATCCGTTCCAAATCCTTGGGTTTTGACCAGGAGGCAATCATCAATGTAGGGTTGCCTGATACAGATTCAGTGAAACTTGATGCTATTCGTACGCGCCTGCACAATCAGGCTGGTATAGAGACATTTAGTTTATGCATAGGCGCTCCCAATGCTGAGAGTGTTATCTTAACCCCTTACGATCTCGCTGAAAAAGGGATAGGAAATGAATCTGCCATTACCAATGTCAAACCGACAGATCATCATTATCTGGATGTATATGGCGTTCAGCTTTTGGCTGGTCGCTGGTTTGAAGAATATGATCTGGGCTCACCGGATACACGTTTTGTAGTCAATGAGCGTTTTGTAAGCGAGTTGGGATATGCTTCTGTAGAAGAAGCTTTAGGAGCATCCGTGATTACAGGTTTTGGTAACAGTCAGGGTGAGATTATTGGCGTGGTGGCCAACTTTCACGAGAGCTCTCTCCACAATGAGATGATGCCGGTTTGTTTTACGACCTTCTCTCCACTTTTTTATAGCATAGGGATCAAACTTTCAGCAGGTAACTATACAGCAGGGATAGAAAAGGCAGAAGAGGTGTGGACGAGCCTCTATCCCGATGGATTGTTCCAGTATGATTTTATGGATGCTCAGCTGGCCAGCTTGTACGAGGAAGATATGCGGACCTATACACTTTTCAGAATTTTTTCCGCAGTGGCTATTTTCATTGGCTGCCTTGGACTTTTCGGACTAATTTCTTTCCTGGTGGAGCAGAAGCGCAAAGAGGTGAGCGTACGCAAAGTTTTGGGAGCTTCTGTTGCTCAAATTGTATTTCTCTTCTCCAAAGAATTTACCCAATTGGTACTCCTTGCTTTTGTATTTGCAGTACCACTGGCCTGGTACCTGTCAGAAAACTGGCTGGAAAATTTTGCCTATCAGACTGAGATTGGTATAGACGTATTTATCATTGGAGGCTTGGCAGCACTGCTGATTGCCTTTTTATCAGTAGCCTGGCAGTCAGTAAAAGCTGCCCGTGAGAATCCTGCTAAGAGTTTGAGAAATGATTGAACCGCATAAATTTCTTTTTAAGCCCGGCCACATCTATGTATGCCGGGCTTTTTTTGTCTCTGTCCAAGCGGAGTAGTTAACCTACTTCTTTTAGGATACGTATGCTCTGCATAAGCTTATGGAAAAAATCTACGTCAAAAACATGGTATGCGATCGTTGCATACAACTGGTAAAGGAAATTTTTGAACGACATCATTATGTGGTGCAGAAAATCCAACTGGGAGAAGTAAGCTTGGAAAAAGCTGTATCAGGAAAAGATCAAATTTTGATAGCACAGGCATTGGAAGAAGAGGGCTTTCAATGGCTGGATGAGCATAAAGCGCAAATCATAGAACAGGTAAAAACTACCATCATTGAGCTTATTCATAGACAGGAGAATGTGCAACTGTCTATAAAATTGTCGGCACTGCTGGAGCATAAGCTGCATATTGATTATGCTTATATCAGCAGTCTTTTTTCTGAAACTGAAAGCGTAACCATAGAAAAGTATCTCATTGCGCAACGTATTGAAAGAGCCAAAGAATTGCTTGCTTATAATGAGTTGAACCTGAATCAGATCGCTGGTAAACTAGGCTACAGCAGCACGTCTCATCTTTCAGCACAATTTAAAAAAGTAACCGGCATGACGCCCTCACGCTTTAAAAATTTGTCAGCCAATTTGCGAAACCCTTTAGATAAAATTTAATGTCGCTGCAAGATCCCCTGACCCTCAGTATCAAAGGCATGGTTTGTAACCGCTGCATCAATGTACTCAGAAAGGAGTTTCAAGCCCTGGGATTGAATATAGAAGAGATAAACTTGGGGTCAGTGAAACTCTCCGGAACCTCAGCCCTGAAGTCACTCACGCCTTTACAGCAGGTAATTGAGAAGAATGGCTTTGCTCTGTTGAGTGACAAAAAGCAGGAGACTTTGGAGCAAACCAAAGCAACTGTTGCTGAATACTTTCAGAAAGAAATAGCTTTTTGCGAAGACATAAAACTTCCGGTCTACCTCAGCAAGCATTTGGACATGCATTATGAAAGCCTAAGTACACTTTTTTCTTCTCTTACAGGAAGTACATTGGAACATTATGCTATGGAAAAAAGGCTGGAGAAGGTAAAAGAGTTGCTGGTATACACCCAAATACCGCTGATGGAGATTGCTGCCCGCACAGGATTTAGCAGTGTGCATCATTTATCCAATCATTTCAAGGCCCAGACAGGTCTTCCTCCTTCACATTTTCGAAAAATAGGTGTGCATAAGAAGAAAATG harbors:
- a CDS encoding ABC transporter permease; this encodes MLKNYIIVALRNLKRNRVYAAVNILGLALGLTTALIIFLLIRYELSFEQMHTNGERIYRLVQTRGERKSAPTPYPAPVAVRMDYGSQLEKVTGIYFDQEVLVRIDENKFIEDVALFADSSFLEVFDYGYGDDFVIEGDLERSMREPGFAVLTKSLADKYFGNENPLGKRLSLRNRLDVEVGAVVKDPPVNTHVRFDLLVSLESLTPGYIDSPLDSWGFVAAGYTYMLLPEGASPESMDFTELVKKYYNEESWSQTSFQLQALKDIHFDETYGRGGLASSPVSQTYLWVVALVGIFIMIIACINFINLSTAISLRKSKEVGVRKALGALRANLIGQFSGEALLVTLISFAIAFVAMMQILPSLNNYLQKGIHLDITSDFFFWLYALGLICIVALLSGLYPAFVVSGFQPVKALRNTVNSHHQSSIWMRRGLVVFQFLIAQVLIIATLIVANQMDFIRSKSLGFDQEAIINVGLPDTDSVKLDAIRTRLHNQAGIETFSLCIGAPNAESVILTPYDLAEKGIGNESAITNVKPTDHHYLDVYGVQLLAGRWFEEYDLGSPDTRFVVNERFVSELGYASVEEALGASVITGFGNSQGEIIGVVANFHESSLHNEMMPVCFTTFSPLFYSIGIKLSAGNYTAGIEKAEEVWTSLYPDGLFQYDFMDAQLASLYEEDMRTYTLFRIFSAVAIFIGCLGLFGLISFLVEQKRKEVSVRKVLGASVAQIVFLFSKEFTQLVLLAFVFAVPLAWYLSENWLENFAYQTEIGIDVFIIGGLAALLIAFLSVAWQSVKAARENPAKSLRND
- a CDS encoding helix-turn-helix domain-containing protein, producing MEKIYVKNMVCDRCIQLVKEIFERHHYVVQKIQLGEVSLEKAVSGKDQILIAQALEEEGFQWLDEHKAQIIEQVKTTIIELIHRQENVQLSIKLSALLEHKLHIDYAYISSLFSETESVTIEKYLIAQRIERAKELLAYNELNLNQIAGKLGYSSTSHLSAQFKKVTGMTPSRFKNLSANLRNPLDKI
- a CDS encoding AraC family transcriptional regulator yields the protein MSLQDPLTLSIKGMVCNRCINVLRKEFQALGLNIEEINLGSVKLSGTSALKSLTPLQQVIEKNGFALLSDKKQETLEQTKATVAEYFQKEIAFCEDIKLPVYLSKHLDMHYESLSTLFSSLTGSTLEHYAMEKRLEKVKELLVYTQIPLMEIAARTGFSSVHHLSNHFKAQTGLPPSHFRKIGVHKKKMTDE